TTCATCCTCATCCGTTCCTCCGGCGCCGGACTCCGGCGCTTCGCCGAGAAGGCGGCGCAGCGCGTGCCTGCCGTGATGAAGGTTCGCCCTCGAAGTCCCGACCGCGATCCCGAGGATCTCCGCGATCTCCGCGTGGTCGTACCCTTCGAGGTCGTACATCATGACTGCCGTTCTCTGTCGTTCCGGAAGCTGCTCGAGCGCGTCGAGCACCCGCTTCCGGGCATACTTCCGCTCGAACTCCCGGTGCGGATCGTCCCGTGATGCCGCCGTGTCCTTCAGCTCCGAATGGGTCCGCAGCAACTCGCGCCGCCGGAGGTTCAGACACGTGCTCCTCAGCACGCGATAGAACCACGGGCCGAAACGGCTTCCCGGCCGCAACTGCCC
The sequence above is a segment of the Candidatus Palauibacter scopulicola genome. Coding sequences within it:
- a CDS encoding sigma-70 family RNA polymerase sigma factor, which gives rise to MAEETQTRGGSPDGAAGPGSGPVEPPDPGADEPGLVEAVQAGDSQAFSLFVTRYTDPAYAVALSILRHEQDAEDAVQAAFIRALERIGQLRPGSRFGPWFYRVLRSTCLNLRRRELLRTHSELKDTAASRDDPHREFERKYARKRVLDALEQLPERQRTAVMMYDLEGYDHAEIAEILGIAVGTSRANLHHGRHALRRLLGEAPESGAGGTDEDE